The Daucus carota subsp. sativus chromosome 2, DH1 v3.0, whole genome shotgun sequence genome includes a window with the following:
- the LOC108206456 gene encoding primase homolog protein isoform X5 has translation MPASPENQCKGGRSLEKTLSFHFSQNKKLAMWRCFHMECGWADRVFADNDVNQANKLDLFRKTEESLRLEPLSHEMTAYFADRMISGKVLQKNSVMQLSTDQDVIAFTYKRNGAIINCKYRNIVNKRFWQEKGTEKILYGIDDIKDTDEIIIVEGEIDKLSMEQAGLANSVSVPDGAPQKLSTEELPSPDKDSRFMYLWNCKEYLDKASKIILATDGDWPGQVLAEELARRLGKKRCWLVQWPKKDESCCFKDANEVLKNLGPSALRDIINNAVLYQTPNFDTRQLK, from the exons GAAACTTGCAATGTGGAGATGTTTTCATATGGAATGTGGATGGGCAGATCGG GTCTTTGCAGATAATGATGTAAACCAAGCTAACAAATTAGACTTATTCAGGAAAACAGAGGAGAGTCTGAGGTTAGAGCCACTTAGCCATGAG ATGACTGCATATTTTGCTGATAGAATGATATCCGGAAAAGTTTTGCAGAAAAACTCTGTAATGCAACTATCAACTGATCAG GATGTCATTGCTTTTACTTACAAAAGAAATGGAGCGATTATAAACTGCAAATACAGGAACATCGTCAACAAGAGATTTTGGCAG GAGAAGGGCACGGAAAAAATATTGTATGGAATTGATGACATAAAAGACACAGATGAGATAATCATT GTTGAAGGTGAGATTGATAAGCTTTCGATGGAGCAGGCTGGACTAGCGAATTCTGTTAGTGTTCCAGATGGTGCACCACAGAAACTTTCGACTGAAGAGTTGCCATCTCCAGACAAg GACTCCAGATTTATGTATCTTTGGAATTGTAAAGAATATCTAGACAAG GCTTCAAAAATTATCCTAGCAACTGATGGTGACTGGCCTGGTCAAGTCTTGGCTGAAGAACTTGCACGACGACTTGGAAAAAAAAG ATGTTGGCTCGTGCAATGGCCTAAAAAAGATGAATCGTGCTGCTTTAAAGATGCAAATGAG GTTCTGAAGAATTTGGGGCCCAGTGCTCTGAGGGACATAATTAATAATGCAGTATTATATCAAACTCCAAATTTTGATACAAGGCAACTGAAGTGA
- the LOC108209936 gene encoding twinkle homolog protein, chloroplastic/mitochondrial isoform X1 gives MLLNYRKFLSLNILMATRNMFFKGTYLPRTQLLSSRTYSKLLFSNHPSKPTSKSSPFLIKSCGVSYTPHARAYSPVEVENEEVDAENSMRLSILNKKLENVGIGSGDWNPGQYHGLICPMCKGGNSGEKALSLLIEHDGNTATWTCHRAKCGWKGGLKALAGLKSSYKKMSGTTTVKKIRKITEHELNLQPLSDPIREFFSMRMISGETLRRNNVLRCTHDDKDAIAFTYRRKGELVGCKYRDENKKFWQESNTEKILYGLDDIDGATEIIIVEGEIDKLSMEEAGFRNCVSVPDGAPASVSKKEVPSEEQDTKYQYLWNCKEYLEKATRIILATDGDQPGQALAEELARRLGRERCWRIKWPKKKDDNEYYKDANEVLANLGPEALREVIDNAELYPIQGLYSFKDFTSEIDAYYHQTLDFQLGVSTGWRCLNEFYNVVPGELTIVTGVPNSGKSEWIDALLCNLCATVGWKFALCSMENKVRDHARKLMEKHVKKPFFVASRYGESSEKMSPEEFEQGKQWLSDNFYLIRCENDSLPNIEWVLKKAKAAVQRYGINGLVIDPYNELDHQRPQFMTETEYVSVMLTKVKRFAQFHSCHVWFVAHPRQMHNWVGGPPSLYDISGSAHFINKCDNGIVIHRNRDLKNGPVDRVQVCVRKVRNKVAGTIGEAFLSYDRVTGQYVDSNNTCAVDP, from the exons ATGCTTCTCAATTATCGCAAGTTTTTGAGTTTAAACATACTTATGGCTACAAGAAACATGTTCTTCAAAGGCACCTATTTGCCGAGAACTCAGCTTTTAAGTTCAAGAACTTACTCAAAACTCTTGTTTTCTAACCACCCTTCAAAACCCACCTCAAAATCGAGCccttttttgataaaaagttgTGGGGTTTCTTATACTCCTCATGCAAGAGCCTATAGTCCAG TGGAAGTGGAGAATGAAGAGGTTGATGCTGAAAATTCTATGAGGTTGAGTATATTGAATAAGAAGTTGGAGAATGTTGGGATTGGCAGCGGTGATTGGAATCCGGGGCAGTACCATGGTTTGATTTGTCCGATG TGCAAAGGTGGAAATTCAGGAGAGAAGGCATTATCACTTCTCATTGAGCATGATGG GAATACCGCTACATGGACCTGTCATCGAGCTAAATGTGGGTGGAAAGGGGGTCTGAAG GCTCTGGCAGGTTTGAAGTCGAGTTATAAAAAGATGAGTGGGACTACTACGGTAAAGAAGATAAGGAAGATCACGGAGCATGAATTGAATTTACAGCCTCTGTCTGATCCG ATACGGGAATTCTTTTCTATGCGGATGATATCAGGGGAGACATTAAGGAGAAATAATGTGTTGCGGTGTACACATGATGATAAG GATGCTATTGCGTTCACATATAGAAGAAAAGGAGAGCTTGTTGGCTGCAAATATCGTGATGAGAACAAAAAGTTTTGGCAG GAAAGTAATACGGAAAAGATATTGTATGGACTGGATGATATTGATGGAGCAACTGAAATTATCATT GTCGAGGGTGAAATTGATAAGCTTTCAATGGAAGAAGCTGGCTTCCGTAACTGTGTAAGCGTCCCCGATGGCGCTCCAGCATCAGTCTCCAAGAAGGAAGTGCCATCTGAAGAACAG GACACAAAGTATCAATATCTTTGGAACTGTAAAGAGTATCTGGAGAAG GCAACTCGCATAATACTCGCTACTGATGGGGATCAACCTGGTCAAGCCTTAGCAGAAGAGCTTGCACGACGTCTTGGAAGGGAAAG ATGCTGGCGAATCAAATGGCCTAAAAAGAAAGATGATAATGAATACTACAAAGATGCTAATGAG GTACTTGCAAATCTGGGCCCTGAAGCATTGAGGGAAGTCATTGACAATGCTGAATTATATCCTATTCAAGGATTATACAGCTTTAAGGATTTCACGAGCGAAATTGATGCATACTATCACCAGACCCTCGATTTTCAGCTTGGTGTGTCAACTGGATGGAGGTGTCTGAATGAATTTTATAAC GTTGTGCCAGGAGAGTTAACAATAGTTACTGGAGTTCCCAATTCAGGAAAGAGTGAGTGGATTGATGCTCTTTTGTGCAATCTTTGTGCAACTGTTGGTTGGAAGTTTGCTCTTTGCTCTATGGAGAACAAG GTTCGGGATCATGCCAGAAAGCTCATGGAGAAACATGTGAAGAAGCCTTTTTTCGTTGCAAG CAGATATGGAGAATCTTCAGAAAAAATGAGTCCTGAGGAATTTGAGCAAGGAAAACAATGGTTAAGTGATAACTTTTATCTCATAAG ATGTGAGAATGATTCCCTTCCAAATATAGAGTGGGTTCTTAAAAAAGCTAAAGCAGCAGTTCAACGATATGGGATAAATGGACTTGTCATCGATCCATACAATGAACTTGATCATCAACGTCCTCAATTCAT GACTGAAACAGAGTACGTAAGTGTGATGCTAACAAAGGTCAAACGATTTGCTCAATTTCATTCTTGTCATGTCTGGTTTGTAGCACATCCAAGACAG ATGCACAACTGGGTTGGGGGTCCTCCAAGTTTATATGACATCAGTGGAAGTGCCCACTTCATAAACAAATGTGACAATGGAATTGTTATTCATCGTAATAGGGATCTGAAGAATGGTCCTGTAGATAGAGTACAG GTCTGTGTGCGGAAGGTTCGTAATAAAGTTGCTGGAACAATAGGTGAAGCTTTCTTGTCATATGATAG GGTAACTGGTCAATATGTTGACAGTAACAATACATGTGCTGTTGACCCCTGA
- the LOC108209936 gene encoding twinkle homolog protein, chloroplastic/mitochondrial isoform X2, translated as MLLNYRKFLSLNILMATRNMFFKGTYLPRTQLLSSRTYSKLLFSNHPSKPTSKSSPFLIKSCGVSYTPHARAYSPVEVENEEVDAENSMRLSILNKKLENVGIGSGDWNPGQYHGLICPMCKGGNSGEKALSLLIEHDGNTATWTCHRAKCGWKGGLKALAGLKSSYKKMSGTTTVKKIRKITEHELNLQPLSDPIREFFSMRMISGETLRRNNVLRCTHDDKDAIAFTYRRKGELVGCKYRDENKKFWQESNTEKILYGLDDIDGATEIIIVEGEIDKLSMEEAGFRNCVSVPDGAPASVSKKEVPSEEQDTKYQYLWNCKEYLEKATRIILATDGDQPGQALAEELARRLGRERCWRIKWPKKKDDNEYYKDANEVLANLGPEALREVIDNAELYPIQGLYSFKDFTSEIDAYYHQTLDFQLGVSTGWRCLNEFYNVVPGELTIVTGVPNSGKSEWIDALLCNLCATVGWKFALCSMENKVRDHARKLMEKHVKKPFFVARYGESSEKMSPEEFEQGKQWLSDNFYLIRCENDSLPNIEWVLKKAKAAVQRYGINGLVIDPYNELDHQRPQFMTETEYVSVMLTKVKRFAQFHSCHVWFVAHPRQMHNWVGGPPSLYDISGSAHFINKCDNGIVIHRNRDLKNGPVDRVQVCVRKVRNKVAGTIGEAFLSYDRVTGQYVDSNNTCAVDP; from the exons ATGCTTCTCAATTATCGCAAGTTTTTGAGTTTAAACATACTTATGGCTACAAGAAACATGTTCTTCAAAGGCACCTATTTGCCGAGAACTCAGCTTTTAAGTTCAAGAACTTACTCAAAACTCTTGTTTTCTAACCACCCTTCAAAACCCACCTCAAAATCGAGCccttttttgataaaaagttgTGGGGTTTCTTATACTCCTCATGCAAGAGCCTATAGTCCAG TGGAAGTGGAGAATGAAGAGGTTGATGCTGAAAATTCTATGAGGTTGAGTATATTGAATAAGAAGTTGGAGAATGTTGGGATTGGCAGCGGTGATTGGAATCCGGGGCAGTACCATGGTTTGATTTGTCCGATG TGCAAAGGTGGAAATTCAGGAGAGAAGGCATTATCACTTCTCATTGAGCATGATGG GAATACCGCTACATGGACCTGTCATCGAGCTAAATGTGGGTGGAAAGGGGGTCTGAAG GCTCTGGCAGGTTTGAAGTCGAGTTATAAAAAGATGAGTGGGACTACTACGGTAAAGAAGATAAGGAAGATCACGGAGCATGAATTGAATTTACAGCCTCTGTCTGATCCG ATACGGGAATTCTTTTCTATGCGGATGATATCAGGGGAGACATTAAGGAGAAATAATGTGTTGCGGTGTACACATGATGATAAG GATGCTATTGCGTTCACATATAGAAGAAAAGGAGAGCTTGTTGGCTGCAAATATCGTGATGAGAACAAAAAGTTTTGGCAG GAAAGTAATACGGAAAAGATATTGTATGGACTGGATGATATTGATGGAGCAACTGAAATTATCATT GTCGAGGGTGAAATTGATAAGCTTTCAATGGAAGAAGCTGGCTTCCGTAACTGTGTAAGCGTCCCCGATGGCGCTCCAGCATCAGTCTCCAAGAAGGAAGTGCCATCTGAAGAACAG GACACAAAGTATCAATATCTTTGGAACTGTAAAGAGTATCTGGAGAAG GCAACTCGCATAATACTCGCTACTGATGGGGATCAACCTGGTCAAGCCTTAGCAGAAGAGCTTGCACGACGTCTTGGAAGGGAAAG ATGCTGGCGAATCAAATGGCCTAAAAAGAAAGATGATAATGAATACTACAAAGATGCTAATGAG GTACTTGCAAATCTGGGCCCTGAAGCATTGAGGGAAGTCATTGACAATGCTGAATTATATCCTATTCAAGGATTATACAGCTTTAAGGATTTCACGAGCGAAATTGATGCATACTATCACCAGACCCTCGATTTTCAGCTTGGTGTGTCAACTGGATGGAGGTGTCTGAATGAATTTTATAAC GTTGTGCCAGGAGAGTTAACAATAGTTACTGGAGTTCCCAATTCAGGAAAGAGTGAGTGGATTGATGCTCTTTTGTGCAATCTTTGTGCAACTGTTGGTTGGAAGTTTGCTCTTTGCTCTATGGAGAACAAG GTTCGGGATCATGCCAGAAAGCTCATGGAGAAACATGTGAAGAAGCCTTTTTTCGTTGCAAG ATATGGAGAATCTTCAGAAAAAATGAGTCCTGAGGAATTTGAGCAAGGAAAACAATGGTTAAGTGATAACTTTTATCTCATAAG ATGTGAGAATGATTCCCTTCCAAATATAGAGTGGGTTCTTAAAAAAGCTAAAGCAGCAGTTCAACGATATGGGATAAATGGACTTGTCATCGATCCATACAATGAACTTGATCATCAACGTCCTCAATTCAT GACTGAAACAGAGTACGTAAGTGTGATGCTAACAAAGGTCAAACGATTTGCTCAATTTCATTCTTGTCATGTCTGGTTTGTAGCACATCCAAGACAG ATGCACAACTGGGTTGGGGGTCCTCCAAGTTTATATGACATCAGTGGAAGTGCCCACTTCATAAACAAATGTGACAATGGAATTGTTATTCATCGTAATAGGGATCTGAAGAATGGTCCTGTAGATAGAGTACAG GTCTGTGTGCGGAAGGTTCGTAATAAAGTTGCTGGAACAATAGGTGAAGCTTTCTTGTCATATGATAG GGTAACTGGTCAATATGTTGACAGTAACAATACATGTGCTGTTGACCCCTGA
- the LOC108209936 gene encoding twinkle homolog protein, chloroplastic/mitochondrial isoform X3 — MWVERGSEGLKSSYKKMSGTTTVKKIRKITEHELNLQPLSDPIREFFSMRMISGETLRRNNVLRCTHDDKDAIAFTYRRKGELVGCKYRDENKKFWQESNTEKILYGLDDIDGATEIIIVEGEIDKLSMEEAGFRNCVSVPDGAPASVSKKEVPSEEQDTKYQYLWNCKEYLEKATRIILATDGDQPGQALAEELARRLGRERCWRIKWPKKKDDNEYYKDANEVLANLGPEALREVIDNAELYPIQGLYSFKDFTSEIDAYYHQTLDFQLGVSTGWRCLNEFYNVVPGELTIVTGVPNSGKSEWIDALLCNLCATVGWKFALCSMENKVRDHARKLMEKHVKKPFFVASRYGESSEKMSPEEFEQGKQWLSDNFYLIRCENDSLPNIEWVLKKAKAAVQRYGINGLVIDPYNELDHQRPQFMTETEYVSVMLTKVKRFAQFHSCHVWFVAHPRQMHNWVGGPPSLYDISGSAHFINKCDNGIVIHRNRDLKNGPVDRVQVCVRKVRNKVAGTIGEAFLSYDRVTGQYVDSNNTCAVDP, encoded by the exons ATGTGGGTGGAAAGGGGGTCTGAAG GTTTGAAGTCGAGTTATAAAAAGATGAGTGGGACTACTACGGTAAAGAAGATAAGGAAGATCACGGAGCATGAATTGAATTTACAGCCTCTGTCTGATCCG ATACGGGAATTCTTTTCTATGCGGATGATATCAGGGGAGACATTAAGGAGAAATAATGTGTTGCGGTGTACACATGATGATAAG GATGCTATTGCGTTCACATATAGAAGAAAAGGAGAGCTTGTTGGCTGCAAATATCGTGATGAGAACAAAAAGTTTTGGCAG GAAAGTAATACGGAAAAGATATTGTATGGACTGGATGATATTGATGGAGCAACTGAAATTATCATT GTCGAGGGTGAAATTGATAAGCTTTCAATGGAAGAAGCTGGCTTCCGTAACTGTGTAAGCGTCCCCGATGGCGCTCCAGCATCAGTCTCCAAGAAGGAAGTGCCATCTGAAGAACAG GACACAAAGTATCAATATCTTTGGAACTGTAAAGAGTATCTGGAGAAG GCAACTCGCATAATACTCGCTACTGATGGGGATCAACCTGGTCAAGCCTTAGCAGAAGAGCTTGCACGACGTCTTGGAAGGGAAAG ATGCTGGCGAATCAAATGGCCTAAAAAGAAAGATGATAATGAATACTACAAAGATGCTAATGAG GTACTTGCAAATCTGGGCCCTGAAGCATTGAGGGAAGTCATTGACAATGCTGAATTATATCCTATTCAAGGATTATACAGCTTTAAGGATTTCACGAGCGAAATTGATGCATACTATCACCAGACCCTCGATTTTCAGCTTGGTGTGTCAACTGGATGGAGGTGTCTGAATGAATTTTATAAC GTTGTGCCAGGAGAGTTAACAATAGTTACTGGAGTTCCCAATTCAGGAAAGAGTGAGTGGATTGATGCTCTTTTGTGCAATCTTTGTGCAACTGTTGGTTGGAAGTTTGCTCTTTGCTCTATGGAGAACAAG GTTCGGGATCATGCCAGAAAGCTCATGGAGAAACATGTGAAGAAGCCTTTTTTCGTTGCAAG CAGATATGGAGAATCTTCAGAAAAAATGAGTCCTGAGGAATTTGAGCAAGGAAAACAATGGTTAAGTGATAACTTTTATCTCATAAG ATGTGAGAATGATTCCCTTCCAAATATAGAGTGGGTTCTTAAAAAAGCTAAAGCAGCAGTTCAACGATATGGGATAAATGGACTTGTCATCGATCCATACAATGAACTTGATCATCAACGTCCTCAATTCAT GACTGAAACAGAGTACGTAAGTGTGATGCTAACAAAGGTCAAACGATTTGCTCAATTTCATTCTTGTCATGTCTGGTTTGTAGCACATCCAAGACAG ATGCACAACTGGGTTGGGGGTCCTCCAAGTTTATATGACATCAGTGGAAGTGCCCACTTCATAAACAAATGTGACAATGGAATTGTTATTCATCGTAATAGGGATCTGAAGAATGGTCCTGTAGATAGAGTACAG GTCTGTGTGCGGAAGGTTCGTAATAAAGTTGCTGGAACAATAGGTGAAGCTTTCTTGTCATATGATAG GGTAACTGGTCAATATGTTGACAGTAACAATACATGTGCTGTTGACCCCTGA